A region of uncultured Carboxylicivirga sp. DNA encodes the following proteins:
- a CDS encoding CBS domain-containing protein: MLAKELISDVVPALKTSDTGLDAINWMEVFRVSHLPIVNNKSFLGLISDVDIYDLNKADEPLGNHPLSYDKPYVFAYQHIYDVIELASRLKLTVVPVLDGNKEYLGLITQSQLLHKFADLIAAHTPGGIVELELQLRDYSLSEIARIVEDADAKILSLYVSQMAVGDRYSIAIKLNRTDLESVLTAFDRYGYSVKTTYVGNDSYDETVKRNYDSLMKYLSM, encoded by the coding sequence ATGTTGGCAAAAGAATTAATATCAGATGTGGTTCCTGCTCTTAAAACTTCAGACACAGGATTGGATGCAATCAACTGGATGGAAGTGTTCAGAGTATCACATTTGCCCATTGTAAATAATAAATCGTTTCTTGGGCTGATTTCAGATGTTGACATATACGACCTGAATAAAGCCGATGAACCCTTGGGGAATCATCCCTTATCGTATGATAAGCCATATGTGTTTGCATATCAGCATATTTATGATGTGATAGAACTGGCTTCGAGGTTAAAACTGACTGTTGTGCCTGTGCTGGATGGAAATAAGGAATACCTGGGTTTAATTACCCAGAGTCAGTTGCTGCATAAATTTGCTGATTTGATTGCGGCACACACACCAGGAGGAATAGTTGAACTGGAGCTTCAATTGAGAGATTATTCTTTATCTGAGATTGCCAGAATTGTGGAAGATGCTGATGCCAAAATATTGAGTCTTTATGTAAGTCAAATGGCTGTGGGAGATAGGTATTCGATTGCAATAAAATTAAATCGTACCGATTTGGAATCAGTGCTTACGGCATTTGATAGGTATGGATATTCAGTTAAAACTACATATGTAGGGAATGATTCTTATGACGAAACAGTAAAAAGAAATTATGACTCACTTATGAAATATCTGAGTATGTGA
- the lysA gene encoding diaminopimelate decarboxylase, with amino-acid sequence MKFNFPVETLTNINTPFYFYDMELLNATLDAVASEAGKYGFKVHYAVKANANDRILQAIESKGFGADCVSGHEVQKAIDCGFPSEGIVFAGVGKSDWEINLGLENNIACFNVESIPELEIIDELAGKKGKVAKVALRINPNVNANTHHYITTGLNENKFGINQWDLEKVVDVLSVLKNVELEGIHFHIGSQITDLHSFRDLCIRVNELQKWFVSRQIMPKVVNVGGGLGISYEQPDEQSIPDFESYFALFNELLELMPGQELHFELGRSLVGQSASLLTKVLYIKEGVQTNFAIVDAGMSDLIRPALYQAYHKIENLTSVDEEEKYDVVGPICESSDCFGKAVLLPKTKRGDLIALRSAGAYGEVMANQYNLRTLPKAYYSDSI; translated from the coding sequence ATGAAATTTAATTTTCCGGTTGAGACCCTGACTAATATAAATACTCCATTTTATTTTTATGATATGGAGTTGCTGAATGCCACTTTGGATGCTGTTGCATCTGAAGCTGGAAAGTATGGCTTTAAAGTGCATTATGCTGTAAAAGCAAATGCCAATGATCGAATTCTACAGGCAATAGAGAGTAAGGGATTTGGAGCTGATTGTGTGAGTGGTCATGAGGTGCAGAAAGCCATTGATTGTGGTTTCCCTTCAGAAGGAATTGTTTTTGCAGGAGTTGGAAAATCAGATTGGGAAATCAATTTGGGATTAGAAAACAACATTGCCTGTTTTAATGTTGAATCAATTCCTGAGCTTGAAATAATTGATGAGCTGGCAGGGAAGAAAGGGAAAGTAGCAAAAGTAGCTTTGCGCATCAATCCTAATGTAAATGCCAACACGCATCATTATATTACAACCGGACTGAATGAAAATAAATTTGGTATCAACCAGTGGGATTTGGAGAAGGTTGTGGATGTACTTTCAGTTCTTAAGAATGTTGAACTGGAGGGTATTCATTTTCATATCGGATCGCAGATAACAGATTTACATTCTTTCCGTGATTTGTGTATACGAGTAAATGAATTACAAAAGTGGTTTGTGTCGCGTCAGATAATGCCTAAAGTTGTTAATGTTGGTGGAGGTCTGGGTATCAGTTACGAACAGCCGGATGAGCAATCAATACCTGATTTTGAAAGTTACTTTGCATTATTTAACGAGTTGCTGGAACTAATGCCGGGTCAGGAACTTCATTTCGAGTTGGGACGATCATTGGTTGGGCAATCGGCATCGTTGCTTACAAAGGTTTTGTATATCAAAGAAGGGGTTCAAACCAATTTTGCCATAGTGGATGCCGGAATGAGTGATTTGATTCGTCCAGCTTTGTATCAGGCTTATCACAAAATCGAAAATCTTACCTCTGTTGATGAGGAAGAAAAATATGATGTGGTTGGACCAATTTGTGAGTCAAGTGATTGCTTTGGGAAAGCTGTTTTGTTACCTAAGACAAAACGAGGTGATTTGATAGCCCTGCGTTCGGCCGGTGCTTATGGTGAAGTAATGGCAAATCAGTATAATTTGCGAACATTACCAAAAGCCTATTATTCAGATAGTATTTAA
- a CDS encoding pyridoxine 5'-phosphate synthase — protein sequence MTKLSVNINKIATIRNSRGGNMPNVLKAAVDVQQFGAEGVTVHPRPDERHIRYQDVLDIRPVITTEFNIEGYPSKEFIDLVLKVKPHQVTLVPDPPEALTSNAGWDTINNLSFLQDVIGRFSEAGVRTSIFIDTDLENISNAVKTGTDRIELYTEPYATNYPKNKEVAIEPFVEAANLANKIGLKINAGHDLSLENLKYFNEKIPFLKEVSIGHALICDALYYGLERTIHMYKELLIK from the coding sequence ATGACAAAGCTGAGTGTTAATATTAATAAGATCGCTACAATCAGGAATTCTCGTGGCGGCAACATGCCTAATGTATTAAAAGCTGCTGTAGACGTACAGCAATTCGGGGCAGAAGGAGTAACGGTTCATCCACGCCCTGACGAGCGTCATATAAGGTATCAGGATGTTCTGGATATTCGTCCGGTTATTACAACTGAATTTAATATCGAAGGTTATCCTTCTAAAGAATTTATTGATTTAGTATTAAAGGTAAAACCACATCAGGTTACTTTAGTACCTGATCCACCTGAAGCTTTGACATCAAATGCAGGATGGGACACTATTAATAACCTTTCATTTCTTCAGGATGTGATAGGCCGATTCAGTGAAGCTGGTGTGCGGACTTCCATTTTTATTGATACTGATCTTGAAAATATAAGCAACGCAGTAAAAACGGGAACTGACCGCATTGAGTTATATACTGAACCTTATGCAACAAATTATCCCAAAAATAAAGAGGTTGCCATCGAACCATTTGTTGAAGCTGCTAACCTGGCTAACAAAATTGGTTTGAAAATTAATGCCGGTCATGATTTAAGTCTCGAAAATCTTAAATATTTCAACGAAAAAATACCTTTCCTTAAGGAAGTATCAATAGGGCACGCCTTAATTTGTGATGCTTTATACTACGGACTGGAACGAACAATTCACATGTATAAGGAGTTATTGATAAAATAA
- a CDS encoding 3'-5' exonuclease gives MLDHVRVEDILFLDIETVPDQPSFDMVKPALQELWDKKSAFFRKEEETAAEVYGRAGIYAEFGRIVCISVGVLAHRDGQRIFRLKSFAGEDEKFLLTDFKQTLEHFTSKPGKNICGHNAREFDFPFIARRMLIHDIKLPEILDVAGKKPWEVRFLDTLDLWKFGDYKHYTSLNLLTTIFDIPSPKDDIDGSQVAQVFYEEKDIERIARYCEKDVLATAQLFLRFKSEPLIESSAVELAL, from the coding sequence ATGCTTGATCATGTACGTGTCGAGGATATTCTGTTTCTGGATATAGAAACAGTACCTGATCAGCCTTCATTTGATATGGTGAAACCTGCCTTGCAGGAGCTATGGGATAAAAAATCTGCTTTTTTCAGAAAAGAAGAAGAGACAGCTGCCGAAGTATATGGACGGGCAGGAATTTATGCAGAGTTTGGAAGAATCGTATGTATTTCAGTGGGTGTTTTGGCCCATCGTGATGGTCAGCGAATCTTCAGGTTAAAGTCTTTTGCCGGAGAAGATGAAAAGTTTTTATTGACCGACTTCAAACAAACACTTGAGCATTTTACATCAAAGCCGGGTAAAAATATATGTGGCCATAACGCTCGGGAATTTGATTTTCCGTTTATTGCACGCCGGATGCTTATACATGACATTAAATTACCTGAAATACTGGATGTAGCCGGTAAAAAGCCTTGGGAAGTAAGGTTTTTAGATACGCTTGATTTATGGAAATTTGGTGATTACAAGCATTATACCTCCCTTAATCTCTTAACCACTATTTTTGATATTCCTTCTCCCAAGGATGATATTGATGGAAGTCAGGTAGCACAGGTGTTTTACGAAGAAAAGGATATCGAACGTATTGCGCGTTATTGTGAAAAGGATGTTTTAGCAACAGCACAATTGTTTTTGCGATTTAAAAGCGAACCTTTAATCGAATCCTCAGCTGTAGAACTTGCGCTTTAA
- a CDS encoding alpha/beta fold hydrolase encodes MKLFFREYGSKGPKLIILHGLYGASDNWVSIARQLQTDYHVYLIDQRNHGQSPHASEMNYEVMAEDLLEFFQDQKIEKAYLAGHSMGGKTVMRFALAHSELIDKLVVLDIAPKSYASFSNYAEVTNNHSLIIESLLSLDYKNAQSRTDIDKQLAQKLPSKTLRQFLLKNIDRTKEGNYEWRLNLPVLKENLENIMDGFSSLDPESHQINIPTIVIRGEKSGYVMDEDTLIIHKYFKKAEIVTIPDAGHWLHAEQPELLVKTLAYFLLD; translated from the coding sequence ATGAAACTCTTTTTCAGAGAATACGGATCAAAGGGCCCCAAACTAATCATTCTTCATGGTTTGTATGGGGCTTCTGACAATTGGGTGAGTATTGCCCGACAGTTGCAGACCGATTACCATGTATACCTGATTGATCAAAGAAATCATGGTCAATCGCCACATGCTTCAGAAATGAATTACGAAGTAATGGCTGAAGATTTATTGGAGTTTTTTCAGGATCAGAAAATTGAGAAAGCTTATTTAGCCGGTCATTCTATGGGTGGCAAAACAGTTATGAGGTTCGCTCTTGCTCATTCTGAACTGATAGACAAACTGGTTGTGCTTGATATTGCTCCCAAATCTTACGCTTCATTCAGCAATTATGCCGAAGTAACCAATAACCACTCTCTGATAATTGAATCGCTCTTAAGTCTTGATTACAAAAACGCTCAAAGCCGTACTGATATTGACAAACAGTTAGCTCAAAAGTTACCATCCAAAACACTTAGACAGTTTTTACTAAAAAACATCGACCGGACTAAAGAAGGAAACTATGAGTGGCGACTAAATCTGCCAGTGCTTAAAGAAAACCTTGAAAATATTATGGATGGCTTTTCCTCTCTCGATCCGGAATCGCATCAGATTAACATTCCAACCATTGTTATCAGAGGAGAAAAATCAGGATACGTAATGGATGAAGACACACTCATCATTCATAAATATTTTAAGAAGGCTGAGATCGTTACCATCCCTGATGCTGGCCATTGGCTGCATGCAGAGCAACCCGAACTTCTGGTTAAAACATTGGCTTATTTTCTTTTGGATTAA
- a CDS encoding aspartate kinase: MRILKFGGTSVGSAQRMKEVADLISDEHRKIVVLSAMSGTTNNLVEIANYLYKKNHDGANELINQLEQKYYNEVDALYSTDEFKQKGTELIKSHFDYIKSFTIDMFTVFEEKTILAQGELISTAMFHYYLQENGENSVLLPALEYMRIDKNNEPDTTYIKENLATLLDQNSDAQVFITQGYICRNAFGEIDNLQRGGSDYSASLIGAASSADEIQIWTDIDGMHNNDPRYVEKTKSIEELSFDEAAELAYFGAKILHPTSVLPAKLANIPVRLLNTMEPQAKGTLISSNQRKHRMAAIAAKDGITAIKIKSGRMLLAYGFLRKVFEIFESYKTPIDMITTSEVGVSVTIDNDKHLNEIVDDLKKYGTVDVDTNQVIICVVGDLVAENKGYANKIFDALKEVPIRMISYGGSNYNVSILINADDKKKALNLLSDKLFN, translated from the coding sequence ATGAGAATACTAAAATTTGGTGGAACTTCAGTAGGCTCTGCGCAACGTATGAAAGAGGTTGCTGACCTTATCTCTGATGAACACAGAAAAATTGTGGTTTTGTCTGCAATGTCAGGTACCACAAATAATTTGGTCGAAATAGCCAATTACCTTTATAAGAAAAACCACGATGGTGCCAACGAGCTTATAAATCAGTTGGAGCAAAAGTATTACAACGAAGTAGATGCTTTGTATTCAACAGATGAGTTTAAGCAAAAAGGAACTGAACTGATAAAATCACATTTCGATTATATCAAATCTTTCACGATTGATATGTTTACCGTTTTTGAAGAAAAAACTATTCTGGCACAAGGAGAGTTAATCTCAACTGCCATGTTTCATTATTATCTTCAGGAAAATGGTGAAAACTCTGTTTTGTTACCTGCTCTTGAATATATGAGAATCGACAAAAATAATGAGCCTGATACAACTTACATCAAGGAAAATCTGGCGACATTACTAGATCAAAATAGCGATGCTCAGGTTTTTATTACTCAAGGCTATATTTGTAGAAATGCATTTGGGGAGATAGATAACCTGCAAAGAGGCGGAAGCGATTATTCAGCATCATTGATTGGAGCTGCCAGTAGTGCTGATGAAATTCAGATTTGGACTGATATTGATGGTATGCACAACAACGATCCCCGTTATGTCGAAAAAACCAAATCTATAGAGGAACTTTCGTTTGATGAAGCTGCAGAGTTGGCTTATTTTGGGGCTAAAATTTTACATCCTACCAGTGTTTTACCAGCCAAACTGGCTAATATACCGGTTCGGTTACTGAATACTATGGAGCCTCAGGCTAAGGGAACATTAATCTCGTCGAACCAACGTAAACACCGTATGGCTGCCATTGCTGCCAAAGATGGCATTACAGCTATCAAGATAAAGTCGGGACGGATGTTGCTGGCATATGGATTCCTTCGTAAAGTTTTTGAAATTTTTGAGAGTTATAAAACTCCAATTGATATGATTACAACTTCTGAGGTAGGAGTTTCGGTTACCATAGATAATGACAAACATTTAAATGAGATTGTGGATGATCTCAAGAAATATGGTACGGTAGATGTAGATACTAATCAGGTAATTATTTGTGTTGTGGGTGACTTGGTAGCAGAGAATAAAGGCTATGCCAACAAGATTTTTGATGCATTAAAAGAAGTGCCTATTCGAATGATTTCATATGGTGGCAGCAACTATAATGTATCGATATTGATTAATGCAGACGACAAAAAGAAAGCATTAAACCTGTTGAGTGATAAATTATTTAACTAA
- a CDS encoding Dabb family protein, with protein MIKHIVLFQLKAFESQDTKDAKLSEIKSELLGLKEKVTVLKSIEVGLNTNPAEQYDIALTTTFDSMEDLEIYAKHPDHLAVGKIIREVLEARACVDYEF; from the coding sequence ATGATTAAGCACATTGTTTTGTTTCAGTTAAAAGCATTTGAAAGTCAAGACACTAAAGATGCCAAACTCAGCGAAATAAAATCTGAACTATTGGGACTAAAGGAGAAAGTAACTGTTTTAAAGTCAATTGAAGTTGGATTAAACACCAATCCTGCTGAGCAATACGACATTGCACTGACAACAACCTTTGACAGCATGGAAGATTTGGAAATATACGCCAAACACCCTGATCATCTTGCGGTTGGAAAAATTATCCGTGAGGTATTAGAAGCAAGAGCCTGTGTTGATTATGAGTTCTAA
- the udk gene encoding uridine kinase — MLIIGIAGGTGSGKTTVVRKIIERLPKDEVAVLPQDSYYKDNKHIALEERQKINFDHPDAIEFELLYDHLAQLKEGNCIEQPIYSYLTCTRSEETITVQPRDVVIVEGILILGNERLRELMDLKVFVDAEADDRLSRVIQRDIEERGRTVDKVLQRYGDTVKPMHLQFIEPTKRYADLIVPQGGNNHIAIDILTNFIERNLSCFN; from the coding sequence ATGCTGATAATTGGTATTGCCGGAGGTACAGGATCTGGTAAAACGACTGTTGTACGTAAAATCATTGAGCGTTTGCCGAAGGATGAGGTGGCAGTTTTGCCGCAGGATTCATATTATAAAGACAATAAACACATTGCTCTTGAAGAGCGTCAGAAAATTAATTTTGATCATCCGGATGCCATTGAATTCGAATTACTTTACGATCATTTGGCCCAATTGAAAGAAGGCAATTGTATTGAGCAACCCATTTATTCTTATTTGACTTGTACTCGTTCTGAAGAAACCATTACCGTGCAGCCACGCGATGTTGTAATCGTTGAAGGGATTCTGATATTGGGTAATGAACGATTAAGAGAGTTGATGGATCTGAAGGTTTTTGTTGATGCAGAAGCTGATGATCGTTTGTCGAGGGTGATTCAAAGAGATATTGAAGAAAGGGGTAGAACCGTTGATAAAGTTTTACAGCGCTATGGAGATACTGTTAAACCCATGCACCTACAGTTTATCGAACCTACTAAACGATATGCCGATTTAATTGTGCCTCAGGGAGGAAATAATCATATTGCAATTGATATTTTAACTAACTTTATTGAGCGTAATTTATCTTGTTTTAACTAA